The window GGACGTGGTGCGGCGCGAGGAGAACCTGCGCCGCTGGCGGACCTCGGACGAGGGGCTGGAGTTCGAGCCCGACCCGAAGGCGCGGGTCGAGGACGACGTGGTCGCGTCCGAGCGCCGGGCCGAGGTGCGGGCGGCGCTGGGGGAGCTGCCGGTCGCCCAGCGCGAGGCCCTGCTGCTCGCGTACTTCGGGGGCTACACCCAGCGGGAGGTCGCCGCCCTGGTCGGGGTGCCGCTGGGCACGGTGAAGACGCGCATGGCGGCCGGGATGCGCAAGATGAAAGAGGCGCTGCAGGACGCCGGTACCGAGGAGCACCCGTGGACACGCCAATAAGCCACAGCGAGTACGAGGAGCTCGCCGCCGGCTACGTGCTGGGTGCCCTTGAGCCCGACGACGAGCACGTCTTCCGGCGTCACCTCGAGGGCTGCGCGGCCTGCGA of the Actinomycetota bacterium genome contains:
- a CDS encoding sigma-70 family RNA polymerase sigma factor, producing MRGTSYQGLRDDQLVELVAQKDAGALEALYDRYGPAAYSLARRILTEETLAQDVVQEVFLSLWRNAGRFDAGRGTVATYLLSMTHHRAVDVVRREENLRRWRTSDEGLEFEPDPKARVEDDVVASERRAEVRAALGELPVAQREALLLAYFGGYTQREVAALVGVPLGTVKTRMAAGMRKMKEALQDAGTEEHPWTRQ